A single window of Granulibacter bethesdensis DNA harbors:
- a CDS encoding spore coat U domain-containing protein — protein MVQEMIFKIFSSSKNIKIVSIILVGAIGSLIPLKSIDAATSTTTFQVTATVQASCVIQAANLSFGNYSGSQTDATSTIQVTCTNSTPYNVGLSAGTGSGATVSNRKMTLNGTSVLPYALYSDSSRSTNWGNTPNQDTVSGTGNGSAQSLTVYGRIQSGNYPSPGSYADTITATVNF, from the coding sequence ATGGTTCAAGAAATGATCTTCAAAATTTTCAGCTCCAGTAAAAATATCAAAATAGTGTCCATTATTCTGGTTGGAGCGATTGGCTCTCTGATTCCTCTCAAGTCAATCGATGCTGCAACCAGTACGACGACTTTTCAGGTTACTGCAACTGTACAAGCCTCATGTGTCATTCAGGCTGCAAATCTTTCATTTGGTAACTATAGTGGTTCGCAAACTGATGCGACATCTACGATCCAGGTAACATGTACGAATTCGACACCTTATAATGTCGGACTAAGTGCTGGCACGGGTTCTGGCGCAACGGTATCAAACCGTAAGATGACCCTGAACGGAACTTCAGTACTTCCTTATGCTCTATATTCAGACTCGTCACGCAGCACAAATTGGGGCAACACCCCCAATCAGGATACAGTCAGTGGAACAGGTAATGGTTCAGCACAGAGCCTGACCGTCTATGGCCGTATTCAATCAGGGAATTATCCTAGTCCCGGGTCCTATGCAGATACAATCACGGCAACTGTTAATTTCTAA
- a CDS encoding molecular chaperone, whose amino-acid sequence MLIFNFNRWAAAFRIFLALLCLLIGSSKIYAQGISITPVSISLASGQMTSFVTLTNSGDADLSFQVRSFEWSSSPEDPYNLTPTDQLLVSPPLGTIAPHESQTIRIVLRRAATTSESSYRILIDQIPAPGTIGTVNVAIRLSIPLFAAPPSPVSPHLKWSIERSTAGTFLTALNTGEKHLKIYDVSLSNGHKNTKIKVEISPYILPHTIQKWKIPDNIENSEQIIISGKSNEGDFKEKI is encoded by the coding sequence ATGCTGATATTTAATTTTAACCGATGGGCTGCTGCCTTTCGAATATTCCTGGCTTTATTGTGTCTATTGATAGGCAGCAGTAAAATTTATGCACAGGGAATCAGCATTACGCCTGTCAGCATATCATTAGCCTCAGGGCAAATGACATCCTTCGTGACATTAACGAATTCAGGAGATGCGGACTTGTCATTTCAAGTCCGTAGCTTTGAGTGGAGTTCGTCTCCAGAAGACCCCTATAATCTTACACCGACAGATCAACTTTTGGTCAGTCCACCACTCGGCACCATTGCGCCGCATGAGAGTCAGACAATACGTATTGTGTTACGCCGGGCAGCAACCACCAGTGAAAGCAGTTATCGGATTCTGATTGACCAAATCCCTGCCCCAGGAACAATCGGTACAGTCAATGTCGCTATACGTCTGTCTATCCCACTGTTTGCAGCCCCACCATCACCCGTCAGCCCACATCTGAAATGGTCCATTGAACGATCAACTGCAGGAACTTTTCTCACTGCTCTTAATACAGGAGAGAAACATCTGAAAATTTATGATGTTTCTCTGTCCAATGGTCACAAAAATACAAAAATTAAAGTGGAGATATCCCCTTACATTCTTCCACACACAATACAAAAATGGAAAATACCCGATAATATTGAAAATTCTGAACAAATAATTATTTCAGGAAAATCAAATGAAGGAGATTTCAAAGAAAAAATATAA
- the sufB gene encoding Fe-S cluster assembly protein SufB, with protein sequence MPAVAETLDTVKSVTESGYKWGWETEIEMDMAPKGLTEDTIRLISSRKEEPEWLLEWRLKAFAAWKMMEMPEWARIAHAPIDFQDLHYYAAPKKKPGPKTLDEVDPELLRTYEKLGIPLKEQALLAGVEGAEALPASASPGIAVDAVFDSVSVATTFRESLAKVGVIFCSISEAVREHPELVKQYLGSVVPASDNFYAALNSAVFTDGSFVYIPKGVRCPMELSTYFRINAKNTGQFERTLIIAEDGAYVSYLEGCTAPQRDENQLHAAVVELVALDDAQIKYSTVQNWYPGDAEGRGGIYNFVTKRGACRGARSKISWTQVETGSAITWKYPSCLLLGEGSTGEFYSVAVTTNRQQADTGTKMIHIGPNTTSTIVSKGISAGHSNNTYRGLVKMMPKAQNARNFTQCDSLLIGDLCGAHTVPYIESRNPTAKIEHEATTSKIADDQLFYCRSRGLSEEDAVNLIVNGFCKEVLKELPMEFAVEAQKLLAISLEGSVG encoded by the coding sequence ATGCCAGCCGTTGCTGAAACCCTTGATACCGTCAAATCCGTCACGGAATCCGGCTATAAATGGGGCTGGGAAACCGAGATCGAAATGGATATGGCCCCGAAGGGCCTGACCGAGGATACGATCCGCCTGATTTCCAGCCGCAAGGAAGAGCCGGAATGGCTTCTGGAATGGCGTCTCAAGGCGTTTGCCGCCTGGAAGATGATGGAGATGCCGGAATGGGCGCGGATCGCACATGCGCCGATAGATTTTCAGGATCTGCATTACTACGCTGCCCCGAAGAAAAAGCCCGGCCCCAAAACTCTGGATGAGGTGGATCCTGAGCTGCTGCGCACCTATGAGAAACTTGGTATTCCGCTGAAAGAGCAGGCGCTTCTGGCCGGTGTTGAGGGGGCGGAGGCACTGCCGGCCTCGGCATCCCCCGGTATTGCGGTGGATGCGGTGTTCGATAGCGTGTCAGTTGCCACTACTTTCCGGGAAAGTCTGGCCAAGGTCGGTGTGATCTTCTGCTCAATCAGCGAAGCGGTGCGGGAGCATCCGGAACTGGTGAAGCAGTATCTGGGCAGCGTGGTGCCGGCCTCCGACAATTTCTATGCGGCTCTGAACAGCGCTGTGTTTACTGATGGCAGCTTTGTTTACATTCCGAAAGGGGTGCGCTGCCCGATGGAGCTGTCCACCTATTTCCGCATCAATGCGAAAAACACCGGTCAGTTCGAGCGCACGCTGATCATCGCGGAGGATGGGGCCTATGTCAGCTATCTGGAGGGCTGCACGGCACCCCAGCGTGACGAGAACCAGCTTCATGCCGCGGTGGTGGAGCTGGTGGCCCTTGATGATGCGCAGATCAAATACAGCACCGTGCAGAACTGGTATCCGGGCGATGCCGAAGGTCGTGGCGGTATCTACAACTTTGTGACCAAACGCGGTGCTTGCCGTGGTGCGCGCAGCAAGATTAGCTGGACACAGGTTGAAACCGGTTCGGCCATTACGTGGAAATATCCATCCTGCCTGCTACTGGGTGAGGGAAGCACCGGTGAGTTTTACTCTGTGGCTGTTACGACCAATCGTCAGCAGGCCGATACCGGGACCAAAATGATCCATATCGGCCCTAACACGACCAGCACAATCGTGTCGAAAGGCATCAGCGCAGGGCACTCGAACAATACCTATCGCGGCCTGGTGAAGATGATGCCGAAAGCGCAGAACGCGCGTAATTTCACCCAGTGCGACAGCCTGCTGATCGGCGATCTCTGCGGTGCGCATACAGTGCCGTATATCGAAAGCCGCAATCCGACGGCAAAGATCGAGCATGAAGCCACGACATCCAAAATCGCGGATGATCAGCTGTTCTACTGCCGCAGCCGGGGCCTGTCGGAAGAAGATGCGGTCAATCTGATCGTCAATGGCTTCTGCAAGGAAGTTTTGAAGGAATTGCCGATGGAGTTCGCTGTGGAGGCACAGAAACTCCTGGCCATCAGTCTGGAAGGTTCGGTGGGTTAA
- a CDS encoding SUF system Fe-S cluster assembly regulator: MFRLSKLTDYAVVVLMRLAAESGEASDRVQTASCIAAATGVPEPTVAKVLKALSVGTLVVSQRGAHGGYRLNRSLDQISIADVIRVLEGPIALTACVEGAQLDCDAACLCPMRGRWDMVNHAIATALSSISLADMARQPMGGAPIGTVLPSQPTQSSSSGYKTPACHEHVVLSVAE; this comes from the coding sequence ATGTTCAGGCTGTCAAAACTGACAGATTATGCGGTGGTGGTGCTGATGCGTCTGGCCGCAGAATCCGGTGAGGCATCAGACCGGGTACAAACGGCATCGTGTATTGCGGCTGCCACCGGTGTTCCGGAACCAACCGTGGCCAAGGTGCTCAAGGCTTTATCAGTGGGGACATTGGTGGTGTCACAGCGGGGCGCGCATGGCGGCTACCGTCTGAATCGTTCCCTTGATCAGATTTCCATTGCCGATGTAATCCGGGTTTTGGAAGGACCGATTGCCCTGACCGCCTGTGTTGAAGGTGCACAGTTGGATTGTGATGCCGCCTGCCTCTGCCCCATGCGGGGACGATGGGATATGGTGAACCACGCGATTGCGACAGCTTTGTCCTCCATCAGCCTTGCCGATATGGCAAGGCAGCCGATGGGTGGTGCCCCTATCGGTACCGTTTTGCCATCCCAGCCTACGCAATCCTCTTCAAGCGGTTATAAGACTCCGGCGTGCCATGAGCATGTCGTGTTGTCCGTCGCGGAGTGA